In Hylaeus volcanicus isolate JK05 chromosome 9, UHH_iyHylVolc1.0_haploid, whole genome shotgun sequence, the following proteins share a genomic window:
- the LOC128881894 gene encoding chromodomain-helicase-DNA-binding protein Mi-2 homolog isoform X2 encodes MASDEEVDESYAGEDDVDETGVQVSTVGQQVDGSSDAEESQRLEEDDDYEPEERKKKKGKKRKARSEDKKGKKKKKKKKSDSGDESDFGGGGEAGDIAGEDSDYAGNRKSRKSSSRKSSSHPPPAPPSQEPTTGMPTIEEVCNTFGLTDVQIEYTDADFQNLTTYKLFQQHVRPLLAKENPKVPMSKLMMLVAAKWRDFSELNPHTQPDADVSSANVDDDSRNSRPNRSGAVQEGEDEEDDDEDSDRKRKSRGSRAKKGKKASKVPTLKIKLGKRKRGSSDEEAEGSGVGSDRDSDMEFEQMLADAEEPSGADGTNKGNAEENGVEPPAEPPVRRKAKTKIGNKTKKKKKTKTTSKFPDGEEGLQTDHQDYCEVCQQGGEIILCDTCPRAYHLVCLEPELEETPEGKWSCPHCEGEGITGAADDDDEHMEFCRVCKDGGELLCCDSCTSAYHTHCLNPPLSDIPDGDWKCPRCSCPPLRGKVAKILTWRWKEYPETPSEEPSTSKAAPKQRKMREFFVKWADMSYWHCDWITELQFDVFHPLMFRNYSRKYDMDEPPKLEEPLDESDSRVKRLKEQDGATNRDDYNLEERFYRYGVRPEWLVVHRVINHRLSRDGRATYLVKWRELGYDQATWEDEHEDIPGLKQAIEYYLDLRAANCCDGSSSRKGKKGKGKKSKAREIIDDEERTPKRYTPPPDKPTTDLKKKYERQPEYLDQTGMQLHPYQLEGLNWLRYSWGQGIDTILADEMGLGKTIQTITFLYSLYKEGHCKGPFLVSVPLSTIINWEREFETWAPDFYCVTYVGDKDSRIVIRENELSFEEGAVRGGRASKIRSSQIKFNVLLTSYELISIDSACLGSIDWAVLVVDEAHRLKSNQSKFFRLLASYNIAYKLLLTGTPLQNNLEELFHLLNFLCRDKFNDLATFQNEFADISKEEQVKKLHELLGPHMLRRLKADVLKNMPSKSEFIVRVELSPMQKKYYKYILTRNFEALNPKGGGQQVSLLNIMMDLKKCCNHPYLFPAASQEAPTAPNGSYETSALIKAAGKLVLLSKMLKRLRDGGHRVLIFSQMTKMLDILEDYLEGEGYKYERIDGNITGAQRQEAIDRFNAPGAQQFVFLLSTRAGGLGINLATADTVIIYDSDWNPHNDIQAFSRAHRIGQANKVMIYRFVTRNSVEERVTQVAKRKMMLTHLVVRPGMGGKGANFSKQELDDILRFGTEELFKEEEGKEDEAIHYDDKAVAELLDRSKEGIEQKENWANEYLSSFKVASYVTKEGETEEEADTEIIKQEAENTDPAYWIKLLRHHYEQQQEDIARTLGKGKRVRKQVNYNDGVVTGDQGTRDDQPWQENLSDYNSDFSAPSDDDKEDDDFDEKGDGDLLSRRSRRRLERRDEKDRPLPPLLARVNGNIEVLGFNARQRKAFLNAIMRYGMPPQDAFNSQCILSHFRLVRDLRGKSEKNFKAYVSLFMRHLCEPGADNAETFADGVPKEGLNRQHVLTRIGVMSLIRKKVQEFEHINGYYSMPEMIRKPVEPVKLEGGVDGATGTSSTSATPATSNAPSPSPAATPTPTSALSITVSELNKPNSEVSEGKEIKEEQKDKESVDRKDAIEESKDSKEEEESNAEKDKDKDDVKKEDVEAEGTEKEKDKSDAKDERSATKHDEKTESSENKTKVESEEDVVIVKDDEEEAEKREDKDVKDKDVAKDCDTEVIKPKRKFMFNIADGGFTELHTLWLNEEKAAVPGREYEIWHRRHDYWLLAGIVTHGYGRWQDIQNDIRFAIINEPFKMDVGKGNFLEIKNKFLARRFKLLEQALVIEEQLRRAAYLNLTQDPNHPAMSLNARFAEVECLAESHQHLSKESLAGNKPANAVLHKVLNQLEELLSDMKSDVSRLPATLARIPPVAQRLQMSERSILSRLAATAPGGSSSQSGQAALLAQQFPAGFSGGQLPATFAGAANFGNFRPQYSVPGQPPQGFTA; translated from the exons ATGGCGTCCGACGAGGAGGTGGACGAGAGCTACGCGG GAGAAGACGATGTGGATGAAACCGGAGTTCAAGTTTCAACTGTTGGCCAGCAAGTGGATGGTTCATCCGACGCGGAGGAATCTCAGAGATTA GAGGAAGATGACGATTACGAGCCTGaggaacgaaaaaagaaaaaggggaAGAAGCGTAAAGCTCGCAGCGAGGATAAGAAGggcaagaagaagaagaagaagaaaaaatctGATTCTGGAGAT gAAAGCGACTTTGGAGGCGGCGGCGAAGCAGGTGACATAGCTGGAGAGGACAGCGACTATGCTGGTAACAGGAAGAGCAGAAAGTCCTCGTCCAGGAAGTCGTCCAGTCACCCACCACCTGCCCCTCCGAGTCAGGAACCCACAACAGGGATGCCTACCATCGAAGAAGTTTGCAATACTTTCGGGTTGACCGATGTACAGATCGAGTACACGGATGCAGACTTTCAGAATTTAACTACGTATAAGTTGTTCCAGCAACACGTCAGACCACTTCTCGCGAAGGAAAATCCTAAA GTTCCAATGTCGAAGCTTATGATGTTGGTAGCTGCCAAATGGCGAGACTTCTCCGAACTGAATCCTCATACGCAGCCGGATGCGGATGTATCGTCCGCGAACGTGGACGACGACAGCAGAAATTCGAGGCCGAATCGCAGCGGCGCGGTGCAAGAAGGCGAAGACgaggaggacgacgacgaagacAGCGACAGGAAGCGAAAGTCGAGGGGATCCAGggcgaagaaaggaaagaaagctTCCAAAGTACCGACGCTCAAGATTAAGCTTGGAAAACGTAAACGGGGAAGCtcg GACGAGGAAGCGGAAGGTAGCGGAGTTGGGAGCGACAGAGACTCCGATATGGAGTTCGAGCAAATGCTGGCTGACGCCGAAGAGCCTTCCGGTGCGGACGGGACAAACAAAGGGAACGCTGAAGAAAACGGAGTCGAACCGCCTGCGGAGCCTCCCGTCCGTAGGAAGGCGAAGACTAAAATtggaaacaaaacaaaaaagaagaaaaagacgaAGACTACGTCAAAGTTTCCGGACGGAGAGGAAGGTCTCCAG ACCGACCATCAGGATTATTGCGAAGTATGCCAACAAGGTGGAGAAATTATATTGTGCGATACCTGCCCTAGAGCATACCACTTGGTGTGTCTAGAGCCAGAGTTGGAAGAAACGCCTGAAGGAAAATGGAGTTGCCCTCACTGCGAAGGAGAAGGTATTACAG GTGCagccgacgacgacgacgaacaCATGGAATTCTGTAGAGTATGTAAAGACGGTGGTGAATTGCTATGCTGCGATAGCTGTACCAGCGCGTATCACACGCATTGTTTGAACCCACCGCTCTCGGATATCCCTGACGGCGACTGGAAGTGCCCTAGATGCTCTTGTCCACCTTTACGTGGGAAAG TTGCAAAGATCTTGACATGGAGGTGGAAGGAGTATCCAGAAACACCGTCGGAAGAGCCTTCTACGAGTAAGGCAGCTCCCAAACAACGCAAGATGCGCGAGTTTTTCGTCAAATGGGCGGACATGTCGTATTGGCACTGCGACTGGATCACGGAGCTACAGTTTGACGTTTTCCACCCCCTCATGTTCAG GAATTATTCGCGAAAGTACGACATGGACGAACCTCCTAAATTAGAGGAACCTTTGGACGAAAGCGATTCCCGTGTGAAACGGTTGAAAGAACAGGACGGCGCCACCAACAGGGACGACTATAATTTGGAAGAACGATTCTATCGTTACGGAGTTCGACCAGAGTGGCTCGTGGTGCACCGGGTAATTAATCATCGGTTGTCGAGGGACGGCAGAGCAACCTATCTCGTTAAATGGAGAGAGTTAGGATACGACCAAGCCACGTGGGAGGACGAGCACGAAGATATTCCTGGCCTGAAGCAGGCCatcgaatattatttggaTCTCAGAGCAGCGAACTGTTGCGATGGTAGCTCCTCTCGCAAGGGCAAGAAGG GTAAAGGTAAAAAGTCGAAGGCTCGTGAGATAATCGATGACGAAGAGAGAACGCCTAAACGGTATACACCGCCGCCAGATAAACCTACCACAGATCTCAAAAAGAAGTACGAACGACAACCGGAGTACTTGGATCAAACCGGCATGCAGTTACACCCTTATCAATTAGAA GGTTTGAATTGGTTGAGATATTCCTGGGGCCAAGGTATAGACACCATTCTGGCAGACGAGATGGGTCTGGGAAAAACTATTCAAACTATCACTTTCCTGTATTCGTTGTACAAGGAAGGTCATTGCAAAGGACCCTTCCTCGTATCCGTTCCCCTCTCGACCATCATCAATTGGGAGCGTGAATTCGAAACCTGGGCGCCTGACTTCTACTGCGTCACGTATGTCG GCGACAAGGATAGCCGTATCGTGATACGAGAGAACGAGTTGTCCTTCGAAGAAGGTGCCGTACGCGGTGGTCGAGCCTCGAAGATTCGATCGtctcaaattaaattcaacgttcTGCTCACCAGTTACGAGCTCATCTCTATCGATTCCGCATGCCTGGGATCGATAGACTGGGCCGTATTAGTGGTAGACGAAGCGCACAGGCTGAAATCTAATCAGTCAAAGTTCTTCAGATTATTGGCGTCCTACAATATCGCGTACAAGTTATTGTTAACCGGTACCCCGCTGCAAAACAACCTGGAAGAACTTTTCCATCTGCTGAATTTCCTGTGCCGCGACAAGTTCAACGACTTGGCCACGTTCCAAAACGAGTTCGCCGACATCTCGAAGGAGGAGCAAGTGAAGAAGCTGCACGAGTTGCTCGGCCCTCACATGCTGAGGAGATTGAAAGCCGACGTGTTGAAGAACATGCCGAGCAAGTCCGAGTTCATCGTTCGCGTCGAACTGTCTCCCATGcagaagaaatattacaagtaCATATTGACGAGGAACTTCGAGGCGTTGAATCCCAAGGGAGGTGGTCAACAGGTGTCGCTATTGAACATCATGATGGACCTGAAGAAGTGTTGCAACCATCCTTACCTATTCCCAGCTGCGTCTCAGGAGGCGCCTACCGCGCCTAACGGAAGCTACGAGACATCCGCGTTGATCAAGGCGGCTGGGAAGCTCGTGCTTTTGAGCAAAATGTTGAAGAGACTGAGGGACGGCGGGCACAGAGTGCTGATCTTCTCGCAGATGACGAAAATGTTGGACATCCTCGAGGACTATCTAGAAGGGGAGGGTTACAAGTACGAGAGAATCGATGGCAACATTACAGGCGCCCAGCGACAAGAGGCTATAGACAGATTCAATGCGCCCGGCGCGCAGCAATTCGTTTTCCTGCTCTCCACTCGGGCCGGTGGTCTAGGTATCAACCTGGCAACCGCGGACACCGTCATCATCTACGACTCCGATTGGAACCCGCACAACGACATCCAAGCGTTCAGTAGAGCTCACAGAATCGGTCAGGCCAACAAGGTCATGATCTACAGATTCGTTACCCGCAATTCCGTCGAGGAACGAGTGACGCAGGTAGCGAAACGCAAGATGATGCTCACCCACTTGGTCGTCAGACCCGGAATGGGCGGGAAGGGCGCTAACTTCAGCAAACAGGAACTCGACGACATCCTGCGGTTCGGTACCGAGGAACTCTTCAAGGAGGAAGAGGGTAAAGAGGACGAGGCCATCCATTACGACGACAAGGCTGTCGCTGAATTGTTGGACAGAAGCAAGGAGGGTATCGAACAGAAGGAGAACTGGGCCAACGAATACTTAAGCTCCTTCAAGGTTGCGTCCTACGTGACCAAGGAGGGCGAGACGGAGGAAGAGGCGGACACGGAGATCATCAAGCAGGAAGCTGAGAACACGGATCCCGCTTATTGGATCAAACTGTTGAGACACCACTACGAACAGCAGCAGGAAGATATCGCTAGAACTCTTGGAAAAG GTAAACGAGTACGGAAGCAGGTGAACTACAACGACGGCGTGGTAACCGGAGACCAAGGGACGAGAGACGATCAGCCGTGGCAGGAGAACCTGTCCGACTATAACAGCGATTTCAGCGCACCGAGCGACGACGACAAAGAGGACGACGACTTCGACGAGAAGGGCGACGGAGACCTGTTGTCTCGCAGAAGTAGGCGAAGATTGGAGAGGAGAGACGAGAAAGATCGACCTCTGCCGCCGTTGCTTGCTCGAGTGAACGGAAACATAGAA GTATTGGGCTTCAACGCTAGGCAACGAAAGGCATTCCTCAACGCGATCATGCGTTACGGCATGCCGCCGCAGGACGCGTTCAACTCTCAGTG TATATTGTCGCATTTTAGGCTTGTACGGGATCTGCGGGGTAAATCGGAGAAGAACTTCAAGGCGTACGTTTCGCTATTCATGCGACACCTCTGCGAGCCCGGCGCTGACAACGCCGAGACGTTCGCCGATGGCGTGCCAAAGGAAGGTCTCAATAGACAGCACGTCTTAACCAGAATCGGCGTGATGTCGCTGATCAGGAAGAAG GTACAAGAATTCGAACATATAAACGGATATTACTCGATGCCCGAGATGATCCGCAAGCCGGTGGAGCCTGTGAAGCTGGAAGGTGGAGTCGACGGGGCGACCGGCACCAGCAGCACCAGTGCGACACCAGCCACCTCGAACGCACCTAGTCCAAGTCCTGCCGCGACTCCTACTCCAACCTCGGCTCTTAGTATCACCGTCAGCGAGCTGAACAAACCGAATTCCGAGGTGTCCGAAGGAAAGGAAATCAAAGAGGAACAGAAGGACAAGGAA AGTGTCGACAGAAAGGACGCGATCGAGGAATCAAAGGACTCcaaggaggaagaggagagTAACGCCGAGAAAGATAAGGACAAAGACGACGTAAAGAAAGAAGACGTCGAGGCGGAAGGAACGGAGAAGGAGAAAGACAAGTCTGATGCAAAGGATGAGAGATCGGCGACGAAACACGACGAGAAGACGGAAAGTagcgaaaataaaacgaaagtagAGTCCGAGGAGGATGTTGTCATAGTTAAAGACGACGAGGAGGAAGCTGAAAAGCGAGAG GACAAAGATGTCAAAGACAAAGACGTCGCCAAGGACTGCGACACGGAGGTGATAAAGCCTAAACGTAAGTTCATGTTCAATATCGCCGATGGTGGATTCACGGAATTGCACACGTTATGGCTGAACGAAGAGAAAGCCGCGGTACCTGGCCGTGAATATGAAATATGGCATCGAAGACACGACTACTGGCTGCTGGCTGGTATCGTCACGCACGGCTACGGTCGCTGGCAGGACATTCAGAACGATATCAG GTTCGCGATAATAAACGAACCTTTCAAAATGGATGTGGGCAAGGGTAACTTCTtagagataaaaaataaattcctggcTCGACGCTTCAAGCTGTTGGAGCAGGCGTTAGTGATAGAAGAGCAGTTGAGAAGAGCCGCGTACCTGAACTTAACGCAGGACCCTAACCATCCTGCGATGAGCCTGAATGCAAGATTTGCCGAAGTCGAGTGCCTTGCTGAATCGCATCAACATCTTAGCAAAGAGAGCCTTGCCGGCAATAAGCCAGCAAACGCTGTGTTGCATAAG GTACTAAATCAATTGGAAGAGCTACTGTCCGATATGAAGTCAGACGTGAGCCGCTTACCAGCAACTCTAGCTCGCATTCCACCCGTTGCTCAAAGACTTCAGATGTCGGAGAGGTCGATATTGAGTCGACTGGCGGCCACGGCACCCGGTGGTAGCAGTTCACAGTCGGGTCAAGCGGCCCTGCTGGCGCAGCAATTCCCTGCTGGCTTCTCCGGCGGACAGTTACCCGCTACTTTCGCTGGCGCTGCCAATTTCGGTAACTTTAGACCGCAATACTCAGTACCGGGTCAACCACCGCAAGGATTCACAG ctTGA